Sequence from the Cucumis sativus cultivar 9930 chromosome 1, Cucumber_9930_V3, whole genome shotgun sequence genome:
CAATTAGAGCTAagatcaagtaaaaaaaagtttctaaCTTTACatcttaaactaaaaaaaaaaggtgtacTTGGCATCGACCTTGGTCAAGATTGACCCTAGAAAAGGGGTACATAGTACATCATAGCTAAATGAACAATAGAAAGACACttgtacaaatttaaaatgttcaataGATGAAATAAAAGCTACATGATTATTAAAAAACGACACCTGATAAATTGGCATGAATAACAAATTGGTCAAATAACAAGAACCAAATAAAAGAACGAACaaaattcttgaaaacaaattggCATGAAGAACAAATTGGTCAAATAACAAGAACCAAATAATTTACGACACCTGTAAGCAGCTCCCACAACACTATCCCAAAGCTATAAACATCAGCTTTATGATCGTACGGTTTGTGCTCAATAACCTTGCAGTCACGAACAACAAACATTCAGAAGACAAACAAGGAGGAAAAACTACCATCCCAATAAGGAATAGCAATGCATCTACAAACAAAGCACCTAAATGCAGgataatattttagtattgGTGAATGATATGCCAATATCATTTCCTCTTGAAATAGAGAGCTATCAAGACTGTGAAAACTTGCCTTCAAAAAGTTTTATGATTCCAAGTCCAAAGTTATATAAATAACTACTCTGAAGTATATTAACGACAATAAATCATCAATGACAATCCAGATGAAGAAAcaagtttcttcttctttcttagtTCCTTTCCAGAATTCTTAATACAACTATTGCACATCTGAAAAACTTCCTAGGAATGGATTGATGTTCGAGCCATATTAGTGCTGTGTGAAACTGAACGTGTACCATATATGAccatgaaaatatgaaaatatgagGTACATAGAAATCTGATCCATTACACATTGGTTGAAATCTAATATCTACACTTTTCATGAATGCCAACGCAGCACTTGATGTCCATAGGGTGAATAGTATATATTTGCATGCTACTAACCTCCAGAGCCATCCAACGATATGTTCCAGTGACTGTACTTTTAATGCTTGTGTAACATTACATTTTAGTGTTGAAAGGATTCAGGGTTGaccaagaaaaacaataattggtTACATTACACTGTTCACTCTCAATTACGCATAGCTACAAAGATTGGTACAATACTTTTCATTATTCTGTTATCGACATTAAAAGGGTCATATTCATATAAATCATTGAGAATTAGACAGGTATATGGTATTGATCATAAAGATAAAAGTGGCCAATAAAGACAAAGTATTGCATGGAAAAGACTACAAGTATTGTCTTTAGATCTATCCAGAAATCAACATGATTCTATAAGCAGCAGATCAATGGTTATGAAATGAAGATACATAATATTGCCATCAAATTGAATACCAGtaagcatgcttttaaaactaataggAAACAGAAGAGTGTGTCAAAATGACTTGGTAAGTTAATAAGCACGTCTTATTGATCAACTCACGAAGTAAATgcaaaagttttatttcttcttaCCCCATATTCATCAATCAAAAGATTTGCAGCTTTTAGATCTCTATGGATGATATTCTTTTGATGCAAATAGTCCATTCCCTTCGACACATCAACTGCCACTCTTAGTAAGGAAGGAAAACTAAGAACGACCTTTTGTTGATGTAAAAAGTCGTGTAAGCTTCCACCAGACATGTACTCTAACAATCATGGGAGATTAATTTACACAGTTATAATATAGGCAAATCTCATCAGCATTATATCAACAAAATGTGTAATAATTAGGTTACCTGTAACAATGAAAAGGCTTGGAGGCCTGGTAGATGCACCAATAAATTGGACAACATTCTTGTGCCGAagttttctacaaattttagaaacaagaGGGTGAAACAGATGAACTACTAAGGGAATGAAGGCCTAGATTGTTGACCACCAACAGGTACTTTTTTTACCCAGGTAAATTGAACTTAACATTAGTTTCGAtgttaaagaagaaagataaactaatgatataaataatgtGAAAACTACCTATGCCCCAATAATATTTATAGGATTAATGTAACACCTTTTGGCGATAAGACAACCAAACTAGCAAACTATGAAATTGCGATAATCACttttataagaagaaaatatatacaagAGACAAAGATAGAAAGAATTAGAGAACAGATAGCAGCATTGTGGAAAATTAAACTGTGATATAAATACCTCATGATATGAATTTCTTGCTTCTCAGTATGGAAAATGCAAGGTGTGAATAGAGGATGCCTTTTCTATATAACTCAACTAGTTAGAATTCAAATAACATCTGAGGTGAAGTATAACCATCCTCAGGAATGTAACCTTTAACAAGAATATTGGCAGCTACCTGAATCTTTGATATTTCTTCTGCCAGTATATCTTTTAGCTGCTTGGTATCCTGTAATTTCAACACTCCAtgtaaaaaatcaattcatggatggtataaataatatttttttaagaaaaaatagatcaaGACCATTCTAAACTGAAAAAATATCCAATGTCCTGCCACAACCCATTCAATGTCGtgtgaaaatgagaaagaaaagccTTGGAAGACTATATTACCTCAATTACCCAACCATCAACTACAAAAACATCCAAGGAAAAGCCATCTGTTGTTGAAAAAGCATGTGCTTCTTGAATATTCAGCCCAATCTCAGAAAGTAAGGACGTCAACTGAAAGGTAATTTCTGCTATGAATGTctcacatataataaaaaatttagctaAGTCCAATAAATCATATTCGGTATTTACaactaattttcttcaaatagtTGTGCTACAAACATGAGAATGTTACCAAAAGCATAAACGCTTAACTAAGAACATTAGTTCCTCCAACTATAATGACCCTCTCTACTATGATGAATTACTGCTTCAAGccacaaattatttttccttttccttcagAACCACATCTAAGAAGTATAGCATCAAGAAGGACAAATCaacataacataaaaataaagataaactTTTCCTCTTCATCAATCCTGCTCCAATTTCCTCGTGATCAAAGCGTCGTAAAACGTAATTGATTAGTATAactcaagaaaaatatattttctcaaatcGGATTGCACTAGCGAAAAATTACACCGTCGTTAAAGCGGCAGTGTACAACGATACAATAAGACGGAGAAAACACGATGAACGGATTCAGATTCCAAGTAAGCAAAGAGGCGAAAAAGGTTTCAGCCCATAGCCATGACATCTCCTTTGGCCTTGATTTCCTAATTCGaacgaacaaaaatcaatcaaaaatcaaccaaatgtttcattgaggcatttcatcaaacacattgtaagctaccaaaatgtttcatcaCCAACCTacacaaattcttgaaaacaaagaaaataattttaaagattgcAAAGAAATCGGCACTAGCCATGACATCTCTTTTGGAAATGAGGATAAGATCTTACCGACGAAACAATCCAATGAAATTGGGATAAACTGAAACTCAAGAAACAATCCAATGGAGACAACGAAGAACttcatagagagagagagagagagagagataaggaAGAGAAGCTTACCGGCGGAGGGGAGGGGTGACGACCGACGCCCACGATTTTGTTGCTTCGGGTTGATTGGAGAGGTTTGGAGAAGACGGGGGTGGTGGCGA
This genomic interval carries:
- the LOC105435022 gene encoding serine/threonine-protein kinase STY46-like, whose protein sequence is MSWLWAETFFASLLTWNLNPFIVFSPSYCIVVHCRFNDGLTSLLSEIGLNIQEAHAFSTTDGFSLDVFVVDGWVIEDTKQLKDILAEEISKIQKRHPLFTPCIFHTEKQEIHIMRKLRHKNVVQFIGASTRPPSLFIVTEYMSGGSLHDFLHQQKVVLSFPSLLRVAVDVSKGMDYLHQKNIIHRDLKAANLLIDEYGVIEHKPYDHKADVYSFGIVLWELLTGSTGVDNFMSFLSKNISRDEHSRLVVYASAENLLRCILMPFKIFFD